In Candidatus Atribacteria bacterium ADurb.Bin276, the genomic stretch GTCGAGTGGTTTTGCATGAAGTTCATAGTCATCTAATAAATCTAAAAGTTTTTGTTTTATATTTATTCGAGTTCTATCGTCAACCATCTGAAAACCGAATAGTTCAGAGAGCCATAAACCTTCACAGGTTAAGCGAATCATGGTAGCAATAGTTGGAAAATCCAAAGATAGCATCTCTTCTTGGGACTCTTTGATAAACTTCCGAACCGGAAGTAAGAATTTTGGATCCATTGTTAAGGCTGCCAATATAGCATATTTGTATTGATTTAAGTAAATTTTTTGGTTAAAACAGATGTGGATATAGTTTTTTAACCAATTGATTGGTTGAATAGTTCTATCATTTTCTTGACTACTCAATAAAAAATCTTTTCTTAAAGAACTTTTTAGTTCTTTAAGAAATATTTCTACCATAGCTTGGACCAGAATCTCTTTGGATGGAAAATGATATAAAAGTCCACCCTTACTTACGTGTGCACGCTGGGCAATGTTTTCTAAGGTAAAATGCGTCATGCCTTGTTCTTCAATGAGTTTGCAAGCTGCTTGTAAAATTTTATCCTTCAAATTAATTTCTGAATTCATGTCTGATTTCCTTTACAATCTATACCGTCTAGACGGTATAGATTGTACCAGTTTTTAGTTTTTTGGTCAAAACTGCTTTTGTTGTATCAAACGAGGATGAAAGCTCAGAATTCGACATGCAATGGCATATCGCTACATTAATCGGGCACGATAAAGGCTGAGGGGGCGAGGAAAGAAAACTAAAAGATGAGATCCTCACGCCCTCAAAAAGCGAGGGCTCAGGATGACCGATTAAAAGCACACCCCCATTAATCCCCCCTCAATGGGGGAATTTAAAGATGGTATTTTCAGGAAAGACCCTAATGCCAATTTCGTGGTACCAGGTAAGGATGAAAGCCCAGAATTCGACATA encodes the following:
- the slmA gene encoding Nucleoid occlusion factor SlmA; protein product: MNSEINLKDKILQAACKLIEEQGMTHFTLENIAQRAHVSKGGLLYHFPSKEILVQAMVEIFLKELKSSLRKDFLLSSQENDRTIQPINWLKNYIHICFNQKIYLNQYKYAILAALTMDPKFLLPVRKFIKESQEEMLSLDFPTIATMIRLTCEGLWLSELFGFQMVDDRTRINIKQKLLDLLDDYELHAKPLDFFD